In Helianthus annuus cultivar XRQ/B chromosome 3, HanXRQr2.0-SUNRISE, whole genome shotgun sequence, a single window of DNA contains:
- the LOC110929673 gene encoding formin-like protein 5 isoform X1 produces the protein MVIVKPMGAHTLQMVSFIAIIVLILPLTVTSRTNIDPEYLIDKDTVGLIWDNCETELMSIIEGLQDLKVSNHETLFEQDRILKSLAFQDLYVKKTILDCLNAKNVAVPESGETEHSSTWYIDYLQYFSLGDNFARRTRRLAESDAPALSPGPSPSPSPSPVEAPVIRPPSTPFFPVIPNDRNTGKTTQATQAPTGSGANVQSGNGNSDTHKKIIIAVVVTATVTFMLAALLFFCYVRHCGKGRRQNDEAHLLSSSMSEHNGGSYKPSYSLNSPVHNYANTGNESLYGNSNMQKMDSKIPVGIPLQTMQGRVESSLRPPPGRVESSLRPPPGRVESSKLLPVNVAAATPSAAPPPPPAPKPPTAAGPPPSPPPKGGPPPPPPPRGGPPPPPGPPPLKPAGPRPPPPPGGALPPRPPGSGLRPPRPPEGSSQSSGDDTDASKAKLKPFFWDKVMANPDQSMVWHQIKSGSFQFSEEMIETLFGYNATDKNKDHTRKNSASQDPTFQYIQIIDPKKAQNLSIQLRALNVTTEEIRYALKEGNELPAELLQTLIKTAPTPDEELKLRMYNGDLSHLGTAERFLKMLIEIPFAFKRLESLLFMCTFQEEESVVKESFTTLEAACVELRKSRLFLKLLEAVLKTGNRMNDGTFRGSAQAFKLDTLLKLSDVKGIDGKTTLLHFVVQEIIRSEGIKAARTIRESKSFKTEDLLKEASSSHEETEERYRKLGLQVVSSLSGELDNVKKAAIVDADGLTSLVSSLGRALVKAREFLNTDLKKVEDDGDEFQRVLASFVKNAEKEITWMQEEEKRIKTLIKNTTDYFHGNSGKDEGLRLFVIVRDFLIILDKVCKEVKSDPVRTPKTKNDELQPGVQRKDDQILGGGSSEPRQSPFEEQRQRLFPAILGRRMDSDSSDED, from the exons ATGGTCATAGTTAAACCAATGGGTGCTCATACTCTTCAAATGGTTTCGTTTATAGCGATTATTGTTTTGATTTTGCCTTTGACGGTAACTTCAAGAACCAACATCGATCCAGAATATCTGATTGACAAAGATACG GTGGGTTTAATTTGGGATAATTGTGAAACAGAGTTGATGAGTATTATTGAAGGCTTACAAGATCTTAAAGTTAGCAATCATGAAACCCTTTTCGAACAAGATAGGATACTGAAGTCTTTAGCTTTTCAAGATCTGTATGTCAAGAAAACAATTCTTGATTGTTTAAATGCTAAAAATGTTGCTGTACCTGAATCAGGAGAGACAGAACATTCTAGTACATGGTATATAGACTATTTACAGTATTTTTCACTAGGTGATAACTTTGCGCGTAGAACCCGTAGGCTAGCCGAATCCGATGCACCGGCTCTTAGCCCCGGTCCTAGCCCAAGTCCCAGCCCTTCACCGGTGGAGGCTCCTGTTATAAGGCCTCCTAGTACTCCATTTTTTCCTGTGATACCGAATGATCGTAATACAGGTAAGACTACGCAAGCTACGCAAGCGCCTACAGGGTCGGGTGCTAATGTGCAGTCGGGTAATGGGAATAGTGATACGCATAAGAAGATTATTATTGCGGTTGTTGTTACTGCTACCGTGACTTTTATGCTTGCTGCATTGCTCTTCTTTTGTTATGTGAGGCATTGTGGTAAGGGGCGTCGGCAGAATGATGAGGCGCATTTACTTAGCTCGAGTATGAGTGAGCATAAcg GTGGTTCGTATAAACCGTCGTACAGTTTAAACAGCCCGGTGCACAATTATGCGAATACGGGGAATGAATCGTTATACGGTAACTCAAACATGCAGAAAATGGATTCTAAGATTCCGGTAGGTATCCCTTTGCAGACTATGCAAGGAAGGGTAGAATCGTCATTACGGCCTCCACCAGGAAGGGTAGAATCGTCATTACGGCCTCCGCCAGGAAGGGTGGAATCGTCTAAATTGTTGCCTGTGAATGTAGCTGCCGCTACTCCATCTGCagctccaccaccacctcctGCACCGAAACCTCCTACTGCCGCTGGTCCGCCACCTTCACCGCCACCTAAAGGAgggccaccgcctccaccgccacctaGAGGAggaccgccaccaccaccaggTCCACCACCGTTGAAGCCTGCAGGTCCACGCCCGCCTCCTCCACCAGGTGGTGCACTTCCGCCACGACCACCAGGTTCCGGTCTAAGACCGCCACGCCCGCCAGAGGGATCTAGTCAATCCAGCGGTGATGACACCGATGCTTCGAAAGCTAAGCTAAAACCGTTCTTTTGGGATAAGGTTATGGCTAACCCCGATCAATCGATGGTTTGGCATCAGATCAAATCGGGCTCGTTTCA GTTTAGTGAAGAAATGATAGAAACTTTATTTGGATATAACGCCACCGATAAAAACAAAGATCACACCAGGAAGAACTCTGCATCACAAGATCCTACTTTCCAGTACATTCAAATCATCGATCCAAAAAAGGCTCAAAATTTGTCTATTCAATTAAGAGCACTTAACGTGACAACTGAAGAAATCCGTTATGCACTAAAAGAAG GAAACGAGCTACCGGCGGAACTTCTTCAAACACTAATAAAAACGGCACCAACTCCCGATGAAGAACTAAAGTTGAGAATGTACAACGGGGATCTTTCTCATCTTGGAACCGCAGAACGGTTTTTAAAAATGTTAATCGAAATACCATTTGCTTTCAAAAGACTAGAATCCTTGCTCTTTATGTGCACATTCCAGGAGGAAGAATCAGTGGTTAAAGAATCTTTCACAACTTTAGAG GCTGCTTGTGTTGAACTTAGAAAAAGCCGATTATTTCTCAAACTCTTAGAAGCTGTTTTGAAAACCGGGAATCGTATGAATGACGGGACTTTTCGTGGGAGTGCACAAGCGTTTAAACTCGATACACTCTTGAAGTTATCCGACGTAAAAGGAATTGACGGAAAAACAACGCTTTTGCACTTTGTGGTTCAAGAGATCATCCGGTCAGAAGGTATAAAAGCTGCGCGAACAATCCGCGAATCAAAAAGTTTCAAAACCGAGGATCTTCTCAAAGAAGCTTCATCTTCGCATGAAGAAACAGAGGAACGCTATCGCAAGCTTGGGCTTCAAGTCGTGTCGAGCTTGAGCGGTGAGCTCGATAATGTAAAAAAGGCAGCCATTGTAGATGCTGATGGGCTCACCAGTTTAGTGTCAAGTTTGGGCCGGGCCCTTGTAAAAGCTCGTGAGTTTTTAAATACAGATTTAAAGAAGGTAGAAGACGACGGTGATGAGTTTCAGAGAGTTTTGGCGAGTTTTGTGAAGAATGCCGAGAAGGAGATTACATGGATgcaagaagaagaaaagagaatAAAAACTTTGATTAAGAACACGACGGATTATTTTCATGGGAACTCCGGGAAAGATGAAGGGTTGAGATTATTTGTGATTGTTCGCGATTTCTTGATAATTTTGGATAAGGTATGTAAAGAGGTTAAGAGTGATCCTGTAAGAACACCAAAAACGAAAAATGACGAGTTGCAACCCGGGGTTCAACGAAAAGATGACCAGATATTGGGCGGAGGTTCATCTGAACCTCGCCAGTCGCCGTTTGAAGAGCAACGTCAACGGTTGTTTCCGGCAATTTTAGGGCGGCGAATGGACAGTGATAGTTCAGATGAAGATTAG
- the LOC110929673 gene encoding formin-like protein 5 isoform X2: protein MVIVKPMGAHTLQMVSFIAIIVLILPLTVTSRTNIDPEYLIDKDTVGLIWDNCETELMSIIEGLQDLKVSNHETLFEQDRILKSLAFQDLYVKKTILDCLNAKNVAVPESGETEHSSTWYIDYLQYFSLGDNFARRTRRLAESDAPALSPGPSPSPSPSPVEAPVIRPPSTPFFPVIPNDRNTGKTTQATQAPTGSGANVQSGNGNSDTHKKIIIAVVVTATVTFMLAALLFFCYVRHCGKGRRQNDEAHLLSSSMSEHNGGSYKPSYSLNSPVHNYANTGNESLYGNSNMQKMDSKIPVGIPLQTMQGRVESSLRPPPGRVESSKLLPVNVAAATPSAAPPPPPAPKPPTAAGPPPSPPPKGGPPPPPPPRGGPPPPPGPPPLKPAGPRPPPPPGGALPPRPPGSGLRPPRPPEGSSQSSGDDTDASKAKLKPFFWDKVMANPDQSMVWHQIKSGSFQFSEEMIETLFGYNATDKNKDHTRKNSASQDPTFQYIQIIDPKKAQNLSIQLRALNVTTEEIRYALKEGNELPAELLQTLIKTAPTPDEELKLRMYNGDLSHLGTAERFLKMLIEIPFAFKRLESLLFMCTFQEEESVVKESFTTLEAACVELRKSRLFLKLLEAVLKTGNRMNDGTFRGSAQAFKLDTLLKLSDVKGIDGKTTLLHFVVQEIIRSEGIKAARTIRESKSFKTEDLLKEASSSHEETEERYRKLGLQVVSSLSGELDNVKKAAIVDADGLTSLVSSLGRALVKAREFLNTDLKKVEDDGDEFQRVLASFVKNAEKEITWMQEEEKRIKTLIKNTTDYFHGNSGKDEGLRLFVIVRDFLIILDKVCKEVKSDPVRTPKTKNDELQPGVQRKDDQILGGGSSEPRQSPFEEQRQRLFPAILGRRMDSDSSDED, encoded by the exons ATGGTCATAGTTAAACCAATGGGTGCTCATACTCTTCAAATGGTTTCGTTTATAGCGATTATTGTTTTGATTTTGCCTTTGACGGTAACTTCAAGAACCAACATCGATCCAGAATATCTGATTGACAAAGATACG GTGGGTTTAATTTGGGATAATTGTGAAACAGAGTTGATGAGTATTATTGAAGGCTTACAAGATCTTAAAGTTAGCAATCATGAAACCCTTTTCGAACAAGATAGGATACTGAAGTCTTTAGCTTTTCAAGATCTGTATGTCAAGAAAACAATTCTTGATTGTTTAAATGCTAAAAATGTTGCTGTACCTGAATCAGGAGAGACAGAACATTCTAGTACATGGTATATAGACTATTTACAGTATTTTTCACTAGGTGATAACTTTGCGCGTAGAACCCGTAGGCTAGCCGAATCCGATGCACCGGCTCTTAGCCCCGGTCCTAGCCCAAGTCCCAGCCCTTCACCGGTGGAGGCTCCTGTTATAAGGCCTCCTAGTACTCCATTTTTTCCTGTGATACCGAATGATCGTAATACAGGTAAGACTACGCAAGCTACGCAAGCGCCTACAGGGTCGGGTGCTAATGTGCAGTCGGGTAATGGGAATAGTGATACGCATAAGAAGATTATTATTGCGGTTGTTGTTACTGCTACCGTGACTTTTATGCTTGCTGCATTGCTCTTCTTTTGTTATGTGAGGCATTGTGGTAAGGGGCGTCGGCAGAATGATGAGGCGCATTTACTTAGCTCGAGTATGAGTGAGCATAAcg GTGGTTCGTATAAACCGTCGTACAGTTTAAACAGCCCGGTGCACAATTATGCGAATACGGGGAATGAATCGTTATACGGTAACTCAAACATGCAGAAAATGGATTCTAAGATTCCGGTAGGTATCCCTTTGCAGACTATGCAAGGAAGG GTAGAATCGTCATTACGGCCTCCGCCAGGAAGGGTGGAATCGTCTAAATTGTTGCCTGTGAATGTAGCTGCCGCTACTCCATCTGCagctccaccaccacctcctGCACCGAAACCTCCTACTGCCGCTGGTCCGCCACCTTCACCGCCACCTAAAGGAgggccaccgcctccaccgccacctaGAGGAggaccgccaccaccaccaggTCCACCACCGTTGAAGCCTGCAGGTCCACGCCCGCCTCCTCCACCAGGTGGTGCACTTCCGCCACGACCACCAGGTTCCGGTCTAAGACCGCCACGCCCGCCAGAGGGATCTAGTCAATCCAGCGGTGATGACACCGATGCTTCGAAAGCTAAGCTAAAACCGTTCTTTTGGGATAAGGTTATGGCTAACCCCGATCAATCGATGGTTTGGCATCAGATCAAATCGGGCTCGTTTCA GTTTAGTGAAGAAATGATAGAAACTTTATTTGGATATAACGCCACCGATAAAAACAAAGATCACACCAGGAAGAACTCTGCATCACAAGATCCTACTTTCCAGTACATTCAAATCATCGATCCAAAAAAGGCTCAAAATTTGTCTATTCAATTAAGAGCACTTAACGTGACAACTGAAGAAATCCGTTATGCACTAAAAGAAG GAAACGAGCTACCGGCGGAACTTCTTCAAACACTAATAAAAACGGCACCAACTCCCGATGAAGAACTAAAGTTGAGAATGTACAACGGGGATCTTTCTCATCTTGGAACCGCAGAACGGTTTTTAAAAATGTTAATCGAAATACCATTTGCTTTCAAAAGACTAGAATCCTTGCTCTTTATGTGCACATTCCAGGAGGAAGAATCAGTGGTTAAAGAATCTTTCACAACTTTAGAG GCTGCTTGTGTTGAACTTAGAAAAAGCCGATTATTTCTCAAACTCTTAGAAGCTGTTTTGAAAACCGGGAATCGTATGAATGACGGGACTTTTCGTGGGAGTGCACAAGCGTTTAAACTCGATACACTCTTGAAGTTATCCGACGTAAAAGGAATTGACGGAAAAACAACGCTTTTGCACTTTGTGGTTCAAGAGATCATCCGGTCAGAAGGTATAAAAGCTGCGCGAACAATCCGCGAATCAAAAAGTTTCAAAACCGAGGATCTTCTCAAAGAAGCTTCATCTTCGCATGAAGAAACAGAGGAACGCTATCGCAAGCTTGGGCTTCAAGTCGTGTCGAGCTTGAGCGGTGAGCTCGATAATGTAAAAAAGGCAGCCATTGTAGATGCTGATGGGCTCACCAGTTTAGTGTCAAGTTTGGGCCGGGCCCTTGTAAAAGCTCGTGAGTTTTTAAATACAGATTTAAAGAAGGTAGAAGACGACGGTGATGAGTTTCAGAGAGTTTTGGCGAGTTTTGTGAAGAATGCCGAGAAGGAGATTACATGGATgcaagaagaagaaaagagaatAAAAACTTTGATTAAGAACACGACGGATTATTTTCATGGGAACTCCGGGAAAGATGAAGGGTTGAGATTATTTGTGATTGTTCGCGATTTCTTGATAATTTTGGATAAGGTATGTAAAGAGGTTAAGAGTGATCCTGTAAGAACACCAAAAACGAAAAATGACGAGTTGCAACCCGGGGTTCAACGAAAAGATGACCAGATATTGGGCGGAGGTTCATCTGAACCTCGCCAGTCGCCGTTTGAAGAGCAACGTCAACGGTTGTTTCCGGCAATTTTAGGGCGGCGAATGGACAGTGATAGTTCAGATGAAGATTAG